In one Bacillus sp. PK3_68 genomic region, the following are encoded:
- the perR gene encoding peroxide-responsive transcriptional repressor PerR, whose amino-acid sequence MTVSHEHNHLQEALDTLKATGVRITPQRHAILEFLIQSMTHPTADDIYKALEGKFPNMSVATVYNNLRVFREVGLVKELTYGDASSRFDFVTTDHYHVICEECGKIVDFHYPGLDEVEQLASHVTGFKVSHHRMEVYGTCPECTTSKEVH is encoded by the coding sequence ATGACGGTGTCTCATGAGCATAATCATCTACAGGAAGCGTTGGATACGTTAAAAGCAACTGGCGTTCGGATTACTCCTCAGCGTCATGCGATACTTGAGTTTTTAATTCAATCTATGACCCACCCAACAGCAGACGATATATACAAAGCGCTTGAAGGAAAATTTCCTAATATGAGCGTGGCAACAGTTTACAACAATCTGCGGGTATTTCGTGAAGTCGGTCTTGTAAAAGAACTTACGTATGGAGATGCATCCAGCCGATTTGATTTCGTTACAACAGATCACTATCACGTTATTTGCGAAGAGTGCGGAAAGATTGTTGATTTCCACTACCCCGGCCTGGATGAAGTAGAACAGCTTGCATCGCATGTAACAGGGTTTAAAGTTAGTCATCATCGGATGGAAGTGTATGGCACGTGTCCGGAATGTACAACAAGTAAAGAAGTTCATTAA
- a CDS encoding YgzB family protein, which produces MARNYSSKINRIRTFALSLIFIGIVIMYAGIFFRQSPFWMTLFMLIGLLSIIASTVVYFWIGMLSTKAVQVICPSCGKPTKMLGRVDMCMHCKEPLTLDQSLEGKEFDEGYNRKKK; this is translated from the coding sequence ATGGCCAGAAATTATTCAAGTAAAATTAACCGGATTCGCACATTCGCTCTTAGCTTAATCTTTATCGGCATTGTTATTATGTATGCAGGAATCTTCTTTAGACAATCTCCTTTTTGGATGACACTGTTTATGCTAATTGGCTTACTGTCGATTATTGCCAGTACGGTCGTTTACTTTTGGATTGGCATGTTATCCACTAAAGCAGTACAGGTTATCTGTCCTAGCTGTGGAAAACCAACAAAAATGCTTGGCCGTGTAGACATGTGCATGCATTGTAAAGAGCCTCTTACACTCGATCAAAGTCTGGAAGGCAAAGAATTTGATGAAGGCTATAATCGCAAAAAGAAATAA
- a CDS encoding nucleotidyltransferase-like protein, protein MDDILRPLYQERTSQQNTMGVIVIEKKENEASFTESFDVILLIIVKEAESPVFIKQYIYGDKKAALYTVTEAQLEEWLLLGNNRKFIEWLYHGKVLFDRNEYVFHMKQEMREFPFFGRKIKMAIEFSKLIRRWTYGRDFFKNGHYLDAYNHVMHSLHHLARLAVIENGFYPEVTVWLQVKQMEPEIYKLYEELLTSDEELEKRLELLFIAIDFLIHSRTENGADHLLSILKEKEAWSFQELLNHPEINYYAVDLSVLLEYLVGKSFVEEQQVQTKGQGIYHRYYRVTNE, encoded by the coding sequence ATGGATGATATCCTTCGTCCGCTTTATCAGGAACGGACAAGTCAACAGAATACCATGGGTGTTATTGTAATAGAAAAGAAAGAAAACGAAGCATCCTTTACTGAGAGTTTTGACGTCATTCTACTTATTATAGTAAAAGAAGCAGAATCGCCTGTTTTCATAAAGCAGTATATATATGGAGATAAAAAGGCAGCACTTTATACGGTTACAGAAGCACAGCTGGAAGAATGGCTGCTTCTCGGCAACAACAGAAAGTTTATTGAGTGGCTCTATCATGGCAAAGTTTTGTTTGATCGAAATGAGTATGTCTTTCATATGAAACAGGAAATGAGAGAGTTTCCTTTCTTTGGCCGAAAAATAAAAATGGCGATAGAGTTTTCTAAATTAATTAGAAGATGGACGTATGGAAGGGACTTTTTTAAGAATGGTCATTACTTAGATGCCTATAATCATGTCATGCATTCCCTTCATCATCTTGCCCGTCTTGCTGTAATTGAAAATGGATTTTATCCTGAAGTAACGGTCTGGCTGCAGGTGAAGCAGATGGAGCCGGAAATCTATAAGTTGTATGAAGAATTGTTAACGAGCGACGAAGAGCTGGAGAAGCGCTTAGAGCTTTTGTTCATTGCTATTGATTTTTTAATTCATTCAAGAACAGAAAATGGGGCAGATCATTTACTTTCTATTCTAAAAGAAAAAGAAGCGTGGTCATTCCAAGAGCTTTTAAACCACCCGGAGATCAATTATTACGCAGTAGATCTTAGTGTTTTACTGGAATACTTGGTTGGTAAGTCCTTTGTTGAAGAGCAACAAGTGCAAACGAAAGGGCAGGGCATTTACCATAGATATTACCGTGTAACGAATGAATAA
- a CDS encoding DUF2200 domain-containing protein, with the protein MTKHKIYAMSVASVYPHYVAKAEKKGRTKTEVDEIIRWLTGYSQEELESQLEKQTDFETFFAEAPQLNPSRALIKGVICGVRVEDIEEPTMQEIRYLDKLIDELAKGKAMEKILRK; encoded by the coding sequence ATGACCAAACATAAGATCTATGCAATGAGTGTTGCAAGTGTCTATCCCCATTATGTTGCGAAGGCGGAGAAAAAAGGACGTACGAAAACAGAAGTCGATGAAATCATCCGTTGGTTGACAGGGTATAGTCAGGAAGAGTTAGAATCGCAACTGGAAAAACAGACAGACTTTGAGACCTTTTTTGCGGAAGCTCCCCAACTGAATCCTTCCCGGGCTTTGATCAAAGGTGTGATCTGCGGTGTCCGAGTGGAAGATATAGAAGAACCAACTATGCAGGAAATTCGCTATTTGGATAAGCTGATCGATGAATTAGCAAAGGGAAAAGCAATGGAGAAGATTTTGCGGAAATAA
- a CDS encoding general stress protein produces the protein MEKRIIGVYETEKQAQAAVEDLQRKGYNFEQISIVAKNIEGLESNSDQVKPNETEGIIAGATAGGIIGLASFFVGISALAVPGIGPIIAAGPLLLTLGGAVSGAAAKNGGLIGALQEIGLDEGEARRYEEDVRKGKILIVVAE, from the coding sequence ATGGAAAAACGAATCATAGGTGTTTATGAAACTGAAAAACAAGCACAAGCAGCGGTAGAGGATTTACAGAGAAAGGGCTACAATTTTGAGCAAATCTCTATTGTTGCAAAAAATATCGAAGGGTTAGAATCGAATAGTGACCAAGTGAAACCTAATGAAACGGAAGGAATTATTGCAGGAGCAACGGCTGGCGGAATCATCGGGCTGGCTAGTTTTTTCGTAGGAATAAGTGCTCTAGCAGTTCCGGGTATTGGTCCAATAATAGCGGCAGGTCCGTTATTATTAACCCTGGGTGGGGCTGTATCTGGTGCTGCTGCTAAAAACGGCGGTTTAATCGGGGCCTTGCAGGAGATTGGATTGGATGAAGGAGAAGCTCGCCGATATGAAGAGGATGTGAGAAAAGGGAAAATTCTCATTGTCGTCGCAGAATAA
- a CDS encoding ABC transporter permease, protein MTFRQFAFNNVLRNKRLYAAYFLSSLFTVMVFFTFAIFAFHPSFQGSDMNKHAMFALTVAGGIIYVFSFFFVLYSMSAFLQSRKKEFGLLMMQGMSTRQIRLMVFMENMLIGLFATISGILLGLVFAKLILLLAENVLILEENLHFYWPFMAMIVTFISFIILFLFISFFVSFILRTHKLVDLIKGDKKPKDEPKASIFLSVLAVLLLLGGYGTALYVKGMEVIVVMVPVVVVVIIGTYLLFSQLNVFIIRRLKRNEALFWRNTNMVLFSDLSFRMKDNARAFFIVAIISTVAFSAIGTLYGTHSYLTKGIVQANPFTYSYQPYEKTKNMEKDVQYAQSAIKRNGIDAERLDITKIYVPFNGKPNGILVLNAADYNKAAQLLDKPQLDLKEKEAVVAKKSIASLDQSNQDDSLLKQAITLANGEEIKPSQLIDADAYPNFENYYIVSDKIYNQLPKPVKVEQNVVWHASNKNTSEQLRKTGEVLQEHYEPGTFFSTDFIIYQIEKGYGPILFIGLFIGIVFFVSAGSFLYFRLFTDLSEDKVKFQAIAKMGLTVPEMKKIVNRQTALLFFAPMAVALIHGAVALTSLSRMFSYNLITESAMVLTSFLAIQIIYYLVVRFFYVKQIKEAIE, encoded by the coding sequence ATGACTTTTCGTCAGTTCGCGTTTAATAACGTCCTCCGCAACAAGCGGCTATATGCTGCATATTTTCTGAGCAGCTTGTTTACCGTTATGGTTTTCTTTACATTTGCGATCTTTGCCTTTCATCCGTCATTTCAGGGTAGCGACATGAACAAACATGCGATGTTTGCGCTGACCGTGGCCGGCGGCATTATTTACGTATTTTCTTTCTTTTTTGTTTTGTATTCCATGAGTGCTTTCTTACAGTCTCGAAAGAAAGAATTTGGTTTGCTGATGATGCAGGGAATGAGCACCCGGCAAATCCGGCTGATGGTTTTCATGGAAAACATGTTGATTGGACTGTTCGCTACCATTAGCGGCATTCTGCTCGGGCTTGTCTTTGCTAAGCTCATTCTGCTATTGGCCGAAAATGTTCTTATTCTTGAGGAGAACCTTCATTTCTACTGGCCATTCATGGCAATGATTGTCACATTTATTTCGTTTATTATACTGTTTTTGTTTATTTCATTTTTTGTTTCCTTTATCTTGCGCACTCATAAGCTCGTTGACCTGATTAAAGGAGACAAGAAGCCGAAAGATGAACCAAAAGCTTCTATTTTTCTTTCTGTCCTGGCGGTACTTTTGCTGCTTGGCGGGTATGGAACAGCGCTTTATGTGAAAGGAATGGAAGTTATTGTAGTGATGGTGCCTGTTGTCGTTGTTGTTATCATCGGCACTTACCTGCTGTTCAGCCAGTTAAACGTCTTTATTATTCGCCGACTGAAACGCAACGAGGCGCTCTTCTGGCGCAATACAAACATGGTCTTATTTTCAGACCTGTCTTTTCGTATGAAAGACAATGCACGTGCCTTTTTTATAGTCGCTATTATCTCTACTGTTGCCTTCAGTGCGATTGGCACTTTGTACGGGACGCATTCCTATTTGACGAAAGGCATCGTCCAGGCAAATCCATTTACGTACAGTTACCAACCTTATGAGAAGACAAAGAACATGGAGAAAGATGTACAATACGCTCAAAGCGCCATCAAGCGGAATGGCATTGATGCAGAGCGGCTAGACATAACAAAAATCTACGTTCCATTTAACGGCAAGCCTAATGGCATACTCGTTTTAAACGCTGCCGATTATAATAAAGCAGCACAACTGCTTGACAAACCACAGCTTGATCTTAAAGAAAAAGAAGCTGTCGTGGCTAAGAAGAGCATTGCTAGCCTCGACCAAAGTAATCAAGATGACAGCCTGCTAAAACAGGCTATCACGCTCGCTAACGGGGAAGAAATCAAACCAAGTCAGCTGATTGATGCAGATGCCTATCCAAACTTTGAGAATTACTATATTGTGAGCGACAAGATATACAATCAGCTGCCGAAACCTGTAAAAGTTGAGCAGAATGTCGTCTGGCACGCATCAAACAAAAACACTTCAGAACAATTGCGAAAAACAGGAGAAGTGTTACAAGAGCATTATGAACCTGGAACATTCTTCTCAACCGATTTTATTATCTATCAAATTGAAAAAGGCTATGGTCCGATTCTCTTTATTGGATTGTTTATCGGGATTGTCTTTTTCGTATCAGCTGGAAGCTTTCTCTATTTCCGTCTCTTTACCGATCTGTCTGAAGACAAAGTAAAGTTCCAAGCCATTGCTAAAATGGGATTAACCGTACCTGAAATGAAAAAGATCGTAAATCGTCAAACAGCCTTGCTGTTCTTTGCACCAATGGCTGTCGCGCTCATCCACGGTGCTGTGGCTCTAACCTCCCTTTCACGGATGTTTAGCTACAATCTAATCACAGAATCAGCCATGGTACTCACAAGCTTTCTCGCTATTCAAATCATTTATTATCTGGTTGTCCGCTTCTTTTACGTTAAACAAATTAAAGAAGCCATCGAATAA
- a CDS encoding ABC transporter ATP-binding protein produces MLEVKRVGKVYEGKVAYRALTDIDLSIGDGEFVAIMGPSGSGKTTLLNMVATIDEPTTGEITIDGQNPHRLKKNDLAKFRRRELGFVFQDFNLLHTLTVEENIVLPLTLDGRSVKEMKDKARAVAEKLGIAGIMKKRTFEISGGQAQRAAVARAIIHNPKLLLADEPTGNLDSKASKDVMELLSALNKKDRMTTLLVTHEAQAASYADRVVFIRDGKLYSEIYRGDSQKGFFQQIIDTLSLLGGNDHDFSSVRV; encoded by the coding sequence ATGCTTGAGGTGAAAAGAGTCGGAAAAGTTTATGAAGGAAAAGTCGCCTACCGTGCTCTAACCGATATTGATTTGTCTATAGGAGATGGAGAGTTTGTCGCCATTATGGGGCCATCGGGAAGTGGAAAGACAACATTACTGAACATGGTAGCAACCATTGATGAACCGACAACTGGAGAAATTACAATTGATGGACAGAATCCTCATCGGCTAAAGAAAAATGATTTGGCTAAGTTCCGCCGCAGAGAGCTTGGTTTTGTCTTTCAAGACTTCAACCTTCTTCACACACTGACGGTTGAAGAAAATATCGTTCTGCCGCTCACGCTTGATGGAAGAAGCGTCAAAGAAATGAAAGACAAAGCAAGAGCTGTAGCTGAAAAGCTGGGCATTGCTGGAATTATGAAAAAGCGCACCTTCGAAATTTCGGGAGGTCAAGCACAGCGGGCAGCTGTTGCCCGGGCGATCATTCATAATCCAAAGCTGTTACTTGCTGACGAACCAACCGGAAACCTTGATTCTAAAGCCTCTAAAGACGTAATGGAGCTGTTGTCTGCTTTAAACAAAAAAGACAGAATGACTACACTCCTTGTGACGCATGAGGCGCAGGCAGCAAGCTATGCTGACCGTGTCGTCTTCATCCGTGACGGTAAGCTTTATTCCGAGATTTACCGTGGAGACAGCCAAAAAGGCTTCTTCCAGCAAATTATCGACACACTTTCCTTGCTTGGGGGGAACGACCATGACTTTTCGTCAGTTCGCGTTTAA
- a CDS encoding sensor histidine kinase yields the protein MRLFFREHLLLISFQLVQFFVFFLIFWLDGYHHISVFLYAVFIGLFLLASYLFYHYISRRSFYKRLENGLSSPDESLEKTGAAPTAVALHALLKSQYQLYMTALQRAEKRQEEHLEFIDRWVHQIKTPLSVIELTAQNLDEPESSNIREETERMRHSLNTVLYNARLRTIEQDFQIKPVLLAKTVQAVNTENKRFYIRNRVYPRFKEQHPGITVESDEKWLFFILDQLVQNAVKYSAGRSSSIDITIYERDGSAILEVKDWGIGIPPEDRRRIFHKFFTGSNGRKYRESTGMGLYLVNEVCHYLGHQLEVETEVNEGSIFRIVFSPSQNLTSM from the coding sequence ATGAGGTTATTTTTTCGTGAACATTTACTGTTGATTTCTTTTCAACTCGTCCAATTTTTCGTTTTTTTTCTTATTTTTTGGCTCGACGGCTATCATCACATTTCTGTTTTTCTATATGCCGTTTTTATTGGACTATTTTTGCTAGCCAGTTATTTATTCTATCATTACATAAGCCGGCGTTCATTTTATAAAAGACTAGAGAACGGCCTTTCATCCCCTGATGAATCATTAGAGAAAACCGGCGCTGCTCCGACTGCTGTTGCCCTTCATGCACTGTTAAAGTCACAATATCAGCTTTATATGACGGCTCTGCAGCGAGCTGAAAAGCGACAGGAAGAGCACCTGGAATTTATCGATCGATGGGTGCATCAGATAAAAACACCTCTTTCGGTTATTGAACTGACCGCACAAAACCTTGACGAACCTGAATCTTCGAACATTCGTGAAGAGACAGAACGAATGCGCCATAGCTTGAATACAGTTCTTTACAATGCCCGTCTGCGAACTATTGAACAAGATTTTCAAATCAAGCCCGTCTTGCTCGCCAAAACGGTACAAGCAGTCAACACAGAAAATAAGCGCTTTTATATCCGCAATCGGGTCTATCCTCGTTTTAAGGAGCAGCATCCTGGCATTACTGTTGAATCAGATGAAAAATGGCTATTTTTTATCCTTGACCAGCTTGTGCAAAACGCAGTGAAATATTCGGCAGGCAGAAGCTCTTCTATCGACATTACAATTTATGAAAGAGACGGGTCAGCCATATTGGAAGTGAAAGACTGGGGGATCGGCATCCCTCCGGAAGATCGAAGACGAATTTTCCACAAATTTTTTACCGGTTCTAACGGCCGCAAATACCGCGAATCAACAGGGATGGGACTCTATCTTGTTAACGAGGTATGCCATTACCTTGGACATCAACTTGAAGTGGAAACGGAAGTCAACGAGGGATCGATTTTCCGCATTGTGTTCAGCCCTTCGCAAAACCTTACATCGATGTAA
- a CDS encoding response regulator transcription factor, translated as MEKIMIIEDDPKIAGHLKVFIEKYGLQSVVIEDFDHVMDLFHKEKPDLVLLDINLPKFDGYYWCRQIRLVSICPIIFISARTGEMDQVMALENGGDDFITKPFHADVVMAKVRSQLRRAYGAYSSNHQEQVIELDGLKLYPERFELHFANQEIRLTKKETDILESLMDRYPRVAGREDLLEKLWDEQTCVDENTLNVNVTRVRKKLQELGIEQSIETVRGAGYRLNVTWGPARA; from the coding sequence ATGGAAAAAATTATGATTATTGAAGATGATCCAAAGATTGCTGGACATTTAAAAGTATTTATTGAAAAGTATGGGCTGCAAAGCGTAGTAATAGAGGATTTTGATCATGTCATGGATCTATTTCATAAAGAGAAGCCTGATCTCGTCTTGCTGGACATTAATTTGCCTAAATTCGATGGCTATTATTGGTGTCGGCAAATCCGTCTTGTTTCTATTTGTCCTATTATTTTTATCTCGGCCCGAACGGGGGAAATGGATCAGGTCATGGCTTTGGAAAATGGCGGGGATGACTTTATTACAAAGCCGTTTCATGCCGATGTCGTTATGGCCAAAGTCCGCAGCCAGCTTCGTCGGGCTTACGGCGCCTATTCCTCCAACCACCAGGAACAGGTCATTGAGTTAGATGGACTGAAGCTTTATCCAGAGCGATTTGAATTGCACTTTGCCAATCAGGAGATACGCCTGACAAAAAAAGAAACAGATATTCTTGAAAGCTTAATGGATCGTTATCCACGTGTAGCGGGGAGGGAAGATTTACTGGAAAAGCTATGGGATGAGCAAACTTGTGTGGATGAAAATACATTGAATGTAAATGTTACTCGTGTGCGTAAAAAACTGCAGGAACTCGGTATTGAACAATCCATCGAAACCGTGCGCGGTGCTGGCTATCGACTGAATGTAACATGGGGGCCGGCAAGAGCATGA
- a CDS encoding DUF6241 domain-containing protein, translating into MDFKKFTMVFISVAVISLVCGLIALSVIGVSVPAEENHLRKKQEAETEKETKKQTDEFVEKQINIEGDIRETLPTLNDGNEPQVTDLMHKMTHQKVVSDEKWGAIEMTPENIAKLKQHVLANNFKSKEFFLEILNRWETGNFDKADKDHNALWEAQGGTVGIAYDLMTEKQEKQFIERNFR; encoded by the coding sequence ATGGACTTTAAAAAATTTACAATGGTTTTTATTTCTGTAGCTGTTATTTCTCTTGTATGTGGGTTAATTGCTTTATCTGTAATAGGAGTTAGTGTACCAGCAGAAGAAAACCATCTTCGTAAAAAGCAAGAGGCAGAGACAGAGAAGGAGACTAAAAAACAGACGGATGAATTTGTTGAAAAACAAATTAATATTGAAGGGGACATAAGAGAGACTTTACCGACATTGAATGATGGCAATGAGCCGCAAGTGACTGATCTTATGCATAAAATGACTCATCAAAAAGTGGTGTCAGATGAAAAATGGGGAGCGATCGAGATGACTCCAGAAAATATTGCGAAACTGAAGCAACACGTTTTAGCAAATAATTTTAAATCAAAGGAATTTTTTCTCGAAATATTAAATAGGTGGGAGACTGGAAATTTTGATAAAGCAGATAAAGATCACAATGCTTTATGGGAGGCGCAGGGAGGAACCGTTGGCATTGCTTACGACCTGATGACAGAAAAACAGGAGAAGCAGTTTATCGAGAGGAATTTCAGGTAA
- the queG gene encoding tRNA epoxyqueuosine(34) reductase QueG, whose amino-acid sequence MDYAVLKKEIIEYSREIGIDKIGFASAAPFTELKDRLVRQQALDYQSGFEEKDINKRVDPSLIFDQPRSLIAIALAYPSKMKESVKGKKGERRGIFCRASWGEDYHTILRDRLGKLEAFIAAKVPDARFRSMVDTGELSDRAVAERAGIGWSGKNSSIITPEFGSYVYLGEMITNLPFEPDKPIENRCGTCTKCLDACPTGALVQGGQLNAKRCIAFLTQTKDFMPVEFREKLGNRLYGCDTCQTVCPENRGIDFHFHKEMEPEPEAVKPLLKPLVNMSNKEFKQRFGSMSGSWRGKKPIQRNAIIALAHFKEEEALPSLIEVLHSDVRPVLRGTAAWAIAKIGGEGAREALISARTNEKDDEVIAEIEKGISSMN is encoded by the coding sequence ATGGATTATGCTGTTTTAAAGAAAGAAATTATTGAATATAGCCGGGAAATCGGTATAGATAAGATTGGTTTCGCCTCAGCAGCTCCCTTCACTGAGCTGAAAGATCGTCTAGTGCGTCAACAAGCATTGGATTATCAGTCAGGTTTTGAAGAAAAGGACATTAACAAGCGGGTGGACCCTTCTTTAATTTTTGATCAGCCAAGGTCGCTTATTGCCATTGCGTTAGCCTATCCTTCTAAAATGAAAGAGTCTGTGAAAGGAAAGAAAGGAGAGAGAAGGGGCATCTTCTGCCGGGCTTCCTGGGGAGAGGATTATCACACGATCCTTCGCGACCGGTTAGGCAAATTAGAAGCATTTATCGCGGCTAAAGTTCCCGACGCTCGCTTTCGTTCAATGGTGGACACAGGAGAGCTGTCAGACAGAGCGGTGGCTGAGCGTGCGGGGATTGGCTGGAGCGGCAAGAATAGCTCTATTATTACACCTGAATTTGGTTCCTATGTTTATTTAGGAGAAATGATTACTAACTTGCCATTTGAGCCAGATAAGCCGATCGAAAATCGCTGCGGCACATGTACGAAATGTTTAGATGCTTGTCCAACGGGCGCCCTCGTACAAGGAGGACAGTTAAATGCTAAACGCTGTATTGCATTTTTAACACAAACGAAGGACTTCATGCCTGTAGAGTTTCGTGAAAAGCTTGGGAACCGTCTATATGGCTGTGACACTTGTCAAACGGTTTGTCCAGAAAATAGAGGGATCGACTTTCATTTCCATAAGGAAATGGAGCCAGAACCAGAGGCGGTAAAGCCGCTTCTTAAGCCGCTAGTCAACATGAGTAACAAGGAGTTTAAGCAAAGATTTGGCTCTATGTCTGGCTCTTGGAGAGGAAAGAAGCCTATTCAGCGCAATGCTATTATTGCATTGGCTCATTTTAAAGAAGAAGAGGCTTTGCCTTCCTTAATTGAGGTGCTACACTCAGATGTCCGTCCGGTATTAAGAGGAACCGCTGCTTGGGCAATCGCAAAAATTGGTGGTGAGGGGGCTAGAGAAGCGCTCATTTCAGCAAGAACAAACGAAAAGGATGATGAAGTTATTGCTGAAATCGAGAAAGGAATCTCTTCAATGAATTAA
- a CDS encoding amidase domain-containing protein, which produces MCEELRQEIERRLQSLVDGKVSDEEKLLRKQQQLESRGSKILKAKAFGKILSNEGEWTRYLVHFKYLIKQDSYIYLEEEVEERAARIENQKLIEDKETKLPLVFLGEEKGVADFPEVLEERRAFHYDRLKAVQYAERWWNSYNPAYRKFNVDCTNYISQCLHAGGAPMTGYPDRSRGWWMTSNNWSYSWTVAHAFRWFLSSSKSGIRAQEVSEPKMLQPGDVICYDFQGDGRFDHSTIVTAKDRRDMPLVNAHTTNSRMRYWSYEDSTAYTPGIQYKFFQIKDDSS; this is translated from the coding sequence ATGTGTGAAGAGCTTCGACAGGAAATCGAGCGGCGTTTGCAGTCTCTCGTGGATGGCAAAGTGAGTGACGAGGAGAAGTTGCTAAGAAAGCAGCAGCAACTAGAGTCAAGGGGGAGTAAAATTCTTAAAGCTAAAGCTTTTGGCAAGATACTTTCCAATGAGGGAGAATGGACACGTTATCTCGTTCATTTTAAATATTTAATTAAGCAGGACAGCTATATTTATTTAGAGGAAGAAGTCGAGGAGAGAGCTGCCCGCATAGAAAATCAAAAGCTGATAGAAGATAAGGAAACAAAACTCCCGCTTGTTTTTTTAGGGGAAGAAAAGGGAGTGGCTGACTTCCCGGAGGTCTTGGAAGAGAGACGAGCCTTTCATTATGACCGTCTTAAAGCCGTTCAATATGCGGAGCGATGGTGGAATAGTTATAATCCAGCTTATCGAAAATTTAATGTGGATTGTACCAATTATATTTCCCAATGCTTGCATGCAGGCGGAGCGCCGATGACGGGTTACCCAGATAGAAGCCGAGGCTGGTGGATGACAAGTAATAATTGGAGCTACAGCTGGACAGTTGCTCATGCTTTCCGCTGGTTTTTGTCCTCCTCCAAGAGCGGGATACGCGCGCAAGAGGTGAGTGAACCGAAAATGCTGCAGCCTGGTGATGTAATTTGTTATGACTTTCAAGGAGACGGCCGCTTTGACCATTCGACGATTGTCACAGCAAAAGACCGCCGTGACATGCCGCTCGTTAATGCCCACACAACAAACAGCCGCATGCGCTATTGGAGTTATGAAGATTCTACCGCCTATACTCCCGGTATTCAGTATAAGTTTTTTCAAATTAAAGATGATTCTTCTTAA